AGGCCGATCAGCCCTGGCCGGGTGCCCGTGCCCAGCAGCGCCCAGCGGAAGCCCTCGACTACGCCGACCATCGGGTTGAGGGCGTAGAGCGTGCGCCACTGCACGGGCACGATGCTGCCGGGGTAGGCGATCGGGCTGGCGAACATCCAGATCTGGATCAGAAACGGCACCACGTAGCGCACGTCGCGAAACTCGACATTCAGCGCCGAGAGCCACAGCCCCACGCCCAGCGCGGTGACCAGCGCCAGCAGCAGCAGCAGCGGCAGCCACACGATATTCAGCGTCGGCGCGACCTGGAAATACACCATCATGCCCAGCAGCACCGCGAACGCCAGCACAAAGTCGATCACGCCCGAGAGCACCGCCGCCAGCGGCACCACCAGCCGTGGGAAATAGACCTTCTTGATCAGGTTGGCGTTGCCGACCAGGCTGTTCGAGGCCTGGCTCAGCCCGCTGGCGAAGAATGTCCACGGTACCAGCGCCGCATAGGTGTAGATCGCATAGTTGATCGGCACCGCCTTGTTGAAGCCGCCCAGGTTGCCGAAGAATAGCGCGAACACGACCATGGTGAAAAATGGCTGGATGATCGCCCATGCCGCGCCAAGGGCAGTCTGCTTGTAGCGCACCTTGACATCGCGCCAGATCAGGAAGTAGATCAGCTCGCGGTAGGCCCACAGCTCGCGCAGCTGGAGCGCGATCCAGCCGCGCGAGGGCTGGATGCGGATCAGCGGCGGCGCGACCCTGGCCAGGCCGATTGCCGGGCGTGCGGGCGCCGGTTGGCGTGGGGCGGGCGGGTGAGGGTGCTGGGTGGCTGGGGCCACCGCGATCGGCGGCTCGGCGGCGGGGCGGTTTGGCACCTTCACGAGATTGTCGGTGTTGTCGGCCATTGCTGCATTATATCACGATCCGGCCTGGCGGCGCCTTGTACGCCGCGCGATCCGCCCTCGCCGCACGTGGCTGGCGATCATCCGCTCGAGCCGGGCCGGGTCGCTACGGCGCGCACGGGCCAGCTCGCGGCGCAGCGCCAGCGTCTCGCCCAGGTGCTGCCAGTTCCAGCGCCAGGCGCCGAGCAGATCGAGCTGGCGGCGTAGCACGATCTTTGCCGCTGTTTTCAGTGCCAGCGCAGCCGCGAAAGGCCCGGCCCGGCGCCAGCGCATGGTCTTGAGGTAGGTGCGCAGGCTGTTCTTGGTGGCCTCGGCATCCCAGCGGGCGCTGCCGGCACTGCCGCCGCGCGCGTGGTACACCAGCGCCTCGAAGTCTTCCAGCACGCGCCAGCCCAGCAGCCAGGCGCGCCAGCACAGGTCGGTGTCTTCCCAATACAGGAAGAAGCGCTCGTCGAAGCCGCCCAGCTGGCGCCAGGCCGCGCGCCGGATCATGAGCGCGCAGCCCGGCACCGCCGCCGTCTCGGCCACCGGCGTAGCCGCGCGTGGCGGCGGCTCGTCGGGGTAGAGCGTGGTCGGGCAGATGATTGCGGCGTCGGGCTGCGCGGCCAGGTGGCGCGTTAGCGTGGCCAGCCAGCCGGGTGTCACGATCACGTCGGGGTTGAGGAACACCAGCAGCTCGCCACCGGCCGCGCGCGCGGCCTGGTTGCAGGCCCGCCCGAAGCCGGTGTTCTCGGCGTTGGCCAGCAGGCGGGCCTGCGGGTAGCGTGCGGCTACGAGCGCGGGCGTGCCGTCGGCCGAGGCATTATCGACGACGATGATCTCGTAGCGCGGGTACTGCGTTGCGGCCAGCGCGTCGAGGCAGGCCGGCGCCAACGCGAAGCTGTTGTAGGTCACGACGATCAGCGAGACGAGCGGCGCGCCTGCGTTGGCGGCAGTCGGGTGCATAGGTGCTCCGAGCGTAGACGGCAGTGCATAGCGATCGTACCAGCTGCCGTCTGTAACCAGCAATGAATTTGCGCCAAACGGTACGTGTGGCCCACCACAGTGCGGCCCCGGCAGCGAGCGCACGATCGCCTATTCGGACGGCGCTGGCGTCAGCACCTCGCGGTAACACGCCGCTGTCAGGCGCGCAATCTCTGGCCACGCGAAGGCCTGTGCGGCCGCCAGGCCATTGCGCCCGAGCGCGGCGAGGTCGGGGTGTGCGAGTGCCCGCGCGAGCGCCTGGTCGAGCGAGCCGGCCTGGCCCGGCGTGAACAGGAAGCCAGTCACGCCTTCACGCACCAGCTCGGCCGCCGGCCCGAAGCCGGGCGCGACCGCCGGGCGCGCGCACGAGAGCGCCCACAGTAGCACGCCTGAGGTCAGCAGCGCGTGGTATGGCAGCACCACCAGGTCGGCGGCGGCCAGGTAGGCTGGCAGCTCGGCGTCGGGCACGAAGCGTAGCTCGAGCCGCAGGCCCGCAACTCCGGCAGCCCGGCGCTTCAGCTCGGCGGCGTAGGCGGCGTCTTTGGCTGCGCCGGCGATCAGCAGGAAGCCGCGCCGGCCGGCCGGCTGGCGGGCAAACGCAGCGATCAGATCCTCGAGGCCCTTGTAAGGCCGCAGCGCGCCGAAGTTCAGCAGCACCGGGCCGTGCGCCGGCAGGCCCAGCGCCACGCGGCTGGCCGCGCGGTCGCGTGGTGGGCCATACAGCCCGACGTAGTTGCCATGCGGGATGACGCGGCAGTGCGGCAGCGCGCCGTAGCGCTGCTCGAGCGCCTGCCGCGCGGCCTGGCTATGTGCGATGATCGCGTCGCTCGAGCGCGCCACCGCCCGGTAGAGCACAAAGCCCCAGGCCGGCCAGTACACCTCGTGCGGCGCCAGGTTGTGCGCCGTCCACACCAGCCGCACTCCGCACAGCCGCAGCAGCCGCAGCAGCGCCAGCAGCGCCAGGCTGCGCAGCGCGGTGGCCACGCGGCCCGGCCGCTGGGTCAGCTCGTCGAAGAAGTGCAGGTGCAGCAGGCGCGGGCCGCGGCCAAGCAGCAGCTGCGGCAGCTCGTGGCGCGGGCGCCCGCGCCGCACCGCGATGCCGTGTGCGGCCATCGGCGCGTACAGCTGATCGAGGTAGGGGTTGGTCGGCAGCTGCGGTGGCAGCGGGTAGACCGTGAGCGTACGAGCGGGGGCATGTTGGCCTGGCACAGCTACCCCTTCATACGCTCGGCAATCATCTGCTCGATGGTAGCCACGACCATATTAATTGCCACGGTGTTCAGGCCGCCGATCGGGATGATGATATCGGCGTAGCGCTTCGATGGCTCGACAAACTCGAGGTGCATGGGCCGCACGCTGGTCAGGTACTGCTCGATCACCGATTCGAAGCTTCGCCCGCGGCTGGTGGTGTCGCGCTGGATGCGCCGAATGATCCGCAGGTCGCTTTCGGTATCGACGAACAGCTTGATACTCATGCGCGATCGTAGCTGGGCATCGGCAAAAATAAGGATGCCTTCAACCAGCACCACTGGCTGCGCGGCCACGATCACTACCTCGGGCAGCCGCGCATAGGTGGTAAAGTCGTAGGTCGGCATGGCAACTGGCTCGCCCCTGATCAGGGCGTCGAGATGCGCCAGGTACAGCGTGTTGTCGAACGCATCCGGGTGATCGAGGTTGACCTGCGCGCGCTGTTCGAGCGGCAGGTGCGAAAGATCGTGATAGTACGAATCGTGCGGCAGCAGCGCGATGCGCGTGCGGCCAACCCGCTCCAAAATCGCGGCGGTGACGGTGGTTTTGCCCGAGCCGCTGCCGCCCGCGACACCGATTACAAAGGGGGGATTGCCCATATGCTATGAAATTCGCTTACGACTTACGCGGTGGTGCGTGGTGCACCGGCCCGTGCCTGCGGCAGCATGGTACGCTACTAGCTTCGTGTGCGCCGCAGGCTACAAACGCCGACTGCGTAACTCCTGTTACGTACACGAGTTACGCGGCGACGTATATCCGGGCAATGCCTGCGGCAGCGCGGTATTCCATATTTTTGGTTTTTGCGCGCTGCGAGCGCAAGAAAACACGAGAACAGAACGTAGCGTGCCGCCGCAGGCACATCCGGCACGCTACGCGGGTGCTTTTGCCTGCGCCAATGCCGAAACCCGCCTAGCGCTGTTTGGGTGGCTGCTTGGCGCCAAAGCGGCCGAACAGTGTCGGGCGTGTCACGCCGACGCGGCTCATATCCTCGAAGTCGTCTTCGCCAGGCCGCAGGTTCGGCCGGTCGACCAGCCACTGCTCGCGGATGCGGCGGGCCTCCTCGAAGAATGCCAGCAGCTCGTCGCTCGCGCCATCCTCGATCTGGTCGCGCAGGTCGATCAGCAGCTGGGCGGCCTCGTTGAGCCAGCGCACTAGCGCGGCCTGGTTGGTCAGCGCAATATCGCGGTGCATCTCGGCGTCGCCCGAGGCCAGGCGCGAGATATCGCGGAAGCCGGTGGCGGCCAGCGGCGCCATCTCTTTCCAGCCAGGGCTACGGCCTACCAGCGCCACCAGCGCGCTCGAGAGGATGAACGGCAGGTGGGAGATGCCGGCCACGTAGGCATCGTGCTCGGCTGGGTCGATGTAGTAGACCTTGGCTTTGACCTGGCGAACCATGGCTTCGACCAGATCGATCGCGGCCTGGCGCGCGCGCGGCCCCGGCGTGATGCAGTAGATCGCACCGCTGAAGATCGCCGGGTCGGCAGCCGCAGCGCCGGCTTGCTCTTTGCCGGCCATGGGGTGGCCACCTACGAACTCGACGGTCGTGGGCAGCAGCTCGCGCGCCCAGCCCAGCACCTCGGCCTTGGTGCTGGCCACGTCGGTGACGACTGCGCCGTTCGGCAGCAGCGGCGCGATCTCGCGCAACAGCTCGCGAATGCTCTGCACCGGCACGGCCAGCACCACCAGCTGGG
The sequence above is drawn from the Candidatus Kouleothrix ribensis genome and encodes:
- a CDS encoding prephenate dehydrogenase; the encoded protein is MIRITIIGMGLIGTSLALGIRAADPKEAPLGPTVITGYDKNRRAVGDARGRLAIDREAKTLEDALHEAQLVVLAVPVQSIRELLREIAPLLPNGAVVTDVASTKAEVLGWARELLPTTVEFVGGHPMAGKEQAGAAAADPAIFSGAIYCITPGPRARQAAIDLVEAMVRQVKAKVYYIDPAEHDAYVAGISHLPFILSSALVALVGRSPGWKEMAPLAATGFRDISRLASGDAEMHRDIALTNQAALVRWLNEAAQLLIDLRDQIEDGASDELLAFFEEARRIREQWLVDRPNLRPGEDDFEDMSRVGVTRPTLFGRFGAKQPPKQR
- a CDS encoding glycosyltransferase family 2 protein, whose protein sequence is MHPTAANAGAPLVSLIVVTYNSFALAPACLDALAATQYPRYEIIVVDNASADGTPALVAARYPQARLLANAENTGFGRACNQAARAAGGELLVFLNPDVIVTPGWLATLTRHLAAQPDAAIICPTTLYPDEPPPRAATPVAETAAVPGCALMIRRAAWRQLGGFDERFFLYWEDTDLCWRAWLLGWRVLEDFEALVYHARGGSAGSARWDAEATKNSLRTYLKTMRWRRAGPFAAALALKTAAKIVLRRQLDLLGAWRWNWQHLGETLALRRELARARRSDPARLERMIASHVRRGRIARRTRRRQAGS
- the udk gene encoding uridine kinase, coding for MGNPPFVIGVAGGSGSGKTTVTAAILERVGRTRIALLPHDSYYHDLSHLPLEQRAQVNLDHPDAFDNTLYLAHLDALIRGEPVAMPTYDFTTYARLPEVVIVAAQPVVLVEGILIFADAQLRSRMSIKLFVDTESDLRIIRRIQRDTTSRGRSFESVIEQYLTSVRPMHLEFVEPSKRYADIIIPIGGLNTVAINMVVATIEQMIAERMKG
- a CDS encoding glycosyltransferase family 4 protein, with product MPGQHAPARTLTVYPLPPQLPTNPYLDQLYAPMAAHGIAVRRGRPRHELPQLLLGRGPRLLHLHFFDELTQRPGRVATALRSLALLALLRLLRLCGVRLVWTAHNLAPHEVYWPAWGFVLYRAVARSSDAIIAHSQAARQALEQRYGALPHCRVIPHGNYVGLYGPPRDRAASRVALGLPAHGPVLLNFGALRPYKGLEDLIAAFARQPAGRRGFLLIAGAAKDAAYAAELKRRAAGVAGLRLELRFVPDAELPAYLAAADLVVLPYHALLTSGVLLWALSCARPAVAPGFGPAAELVREGVTGFLFTPGQAGSLDQALARALAHPDLAALGRNGLAAAQAFAWPEIARLTAACYREVLTPAPSE
- a CDS encoding ABC transporter permease produces the protein MADNTDNLVKVPNRPAAEPPIAVAPATQHPHPPAPRQPAPARPAIGLARVAPPLIRIQPSRGWIALQLRELWAYRELIYFLIWRDVKVRYKQTALGAAWAIIQPFFTMVVFALFFGNLGGFNKAVPINYAIYTYAALVPWTFFASGLSQASNSLVGNANLIKKVYFPRLVVPLAAVLSGVIDFVLAFAVLLGMMVYFQVAPTLNIVWLPLLLLLALVTALGVGLWLSALNVEFRDVRYVVPFLIQIWMFASPIAYPGSIVPVQWRTLYALNPMVGVVEGFRWALLGTGTRPGLIGLVSTLAALAILVSGAFYFRRMEKSFADVV